agaaaaaggctATTACTCTCAATTGAAGGCGATTTCACAACAGTAAAGTTGAAATAAGCAATAGTATTTTCGTAACTTTCCACGACACTTTTACCTGAACCTGATATCTGCAGCACACAGGTAACTGTTGGAAGTTGACTGTCGGGCTCCTGTTTCAGCCGCTGGACGTCAGCTTCGTGCAAAGCTAACGTCATGACTTTCTCCACCTCTCCGaggatctcctctgctgctgtgcaCAGCCGCTGATGAACAAACAACCTCAGCTGAAACATTGTTGCTtccaaaaagcacaaaaatagaCGAAATAAAACTGCTCACAAGATAATGGACTCAAACAATCGAGCTGTTCAGTGCGGGGTTTCACCCGGAAGTAAATATCTGACGGGACGACCATTAAAAGATCGTGTTTTGAAGATGACGACTCACTCTTCTTCCCATATGTAAGACTAGTTTGATATTGTGTTTTCTAGTTTGTGAAATTAAAGTGCTTATCCCTCTTAGTAATTCCAGTAAAAATATCAGTTAAGTTATTAATAGCTAGATACCCCTGCCcctttttatttgatgtataAGACATCTAAAAGACTACAAATGTGGATACAGGCAGTAAAATGTGAGCAGTCTGTAGGAGGATGTTTTATTCTCTATtgtgcactaaaaaaaaaacctctgatatggctacatttattttgtattttaatagGTAAAcctgttaacacatttttatttaaactatGCCCATCAGAGAAATTAAGTTGAAGTTCAAAGTGCACTGCACTGTGTCTCTATACTGAATGTGATGTTTGGTCTTGGAAAGAAACTCCAGTTATGTGTTGAcataatattaaacattattgTCCCCATGTTAAAACTTGACCTCTAAGAAGAGTTTACTCAGGAATACCACAGAACATGTATGATATTTGACTAAGAACTGGTAAATACATTAACTGTATTGATGTTGAAATCACTAAGATTTCTAATATCATACAGTCATGGGGATTGACTAAAATACTTGCTATATTTTTTATTCAGAGCCATATTTGAATACCTTATTTATCCCTGAAGTGTATCCATGACAGTTAAGACAGACATTTATTCAACTTCCAAATGTAGATACACATTTAAACAGGAACATTTGTGTTGTTTCCCAACGGATCCACAACGGTCCGGTCTCTCTCCGTGTGTCTCCTCCTGTGAGCTGTGAGGTTATGTTTCAGGGTGAAAGAAATTCCACAGATGTCACAATGGTACGGCCTCTCTCCTGAATGGCGCTTTAAGTGCATCATCAGATTCCCTCTTTGGTAAAAGGTTTTCCCACAGTCTTGACATTCAAAGTCTCTAATCCCTGCATGTATTTTTGAATGAATTTTCAGACAATAGGAAGTGGAAAACTTCTTGCCGCAAACATCACAAACCTTTCTGCTGTGAGGACTTTGCAAATCCTCTAGAAGCTTCCTTGTTGGACCATTGATGTTCTTGTGCTTTTTCAAGTGCTTCACGAAGGGAGATATGTACCGGAAGCCCTTTCCACACGTGGGACAAACATGAAGGTCACTTTGACTTCTTAGTCTCATCTTTTTCTGTGCTCCTTCATTCTGCACCCCCTCCTCATCACTGCCTTTGATTTCACTCTCAGCTTCAGAGCCGTCTGAAGAAACTGACTGCATTTCAGCAGAAGCTTCGTTCACTGGTTGACCTTGTTCCCTTTCAGTAGAAGGGTAACTCACCTCCTGTGTTTGGTGGTCATGTCCATGCTCTGCCTGCTCTCCATTCATTTCAAGGCCAATGTGGACAGAGCATCTTTCTTTGGGGGTTTTAGAGGAGCCCGGGACCTCCACCTGACTCAAGTAAGACTCCTCTTGTGTTGagctctcctgcagctcctcatcTCCATTCAAAGTCCTTGCTGTCAGTGGAGGTTCTGCAGGTATAAACGAGGTACAGGCAACGTTATTTAATTGGCTACTTTAAAGTTGAACAGAAGCTAATTAAAATTGTTGAATAGACCAACAGAAATCAATCTGTATTTTAAGATAGCCAGTGTAGTTCTATTTTTTGTCTACTATGCTGAAAGAAGCCTCTAACTACTCTGCTAAGAGGGAAGTTAAAGTTAGTTTAACCTAAATTATAAGCAACCAACCAATTCTTCTTTTaagcctttattggagagacaggacagtggatagagttggaaatcattgagagagaggggaatgacatgcggcaaaggagctgcaggttgtATTCAAAACTGGaccgcctgctttgaggactgcagcctctgtacattagTTTTGCGAACTAACCACTAGGGCATTGTTGTGAGACTCTGAAGTTGTTCAGATTTTAGATTGCAACctgacatctgttttttttttttaaattggtctATTTGTAGAAAATGCAATCAATGTTATTTGACTTTGTAACAGCATGAATTTATCCATACATAGAAAGGTTACTCAGTGCTACCTACCATCTGTGCATAATTATGTCTGACCAACTTTCTGTCAGGCCGGAGataaataaatgcttttaaCTTCTGCCTTGGAAGTTAGCTGGCTGCCTCCTGGCCCTGAGTCGGTTTGAAGCATCTGCTTTGCACATCCTCAAAAATGTACGCTACATGGCTGCAAGGTTGCAGTGTATGCACATGAGCAGTAGGGGCAGtgtagaggaggagggacaacAATGGCAGAAAGTTTTGAAGATAAACCCGTTGACCAAGTCCACACTATCCACACCTGTTCAATATGCCACAAGCATGCTTCTCAAATAGCTGGCGACAAATACGTTTCATTTCAGCAGCTGACACAGAAAACTGCAAAACTAACTGGAAACAAGTCAGGGACTGTTACTGCGTGTTGGTGCATTGATCTGGAAGTTGCACATGGCCTGCCCCGCGTAGAACAAAACCAAATATGTGAACAATTACATTCATGTATGTGAActcaaggtttaaaaaaaaaaaagtaatgataTATGCCACAGATCTCACAGCAAAAGAGTTTTCTCCTTAACAATCTTCTTGTGTCTTTTTAAGGAAACACCACGGTGAAATCGTTCACACCCGATCCACAAAGATTCTGTGTCGCCCCCGGGTGTCTCCTCTTCTTGTGTACTGTCAGGTTCTGTTTCTGGCCAAAAGCTTTCCCACATAAATCACACTGAAACGGTCGCTCCCCTGAATGGGTCCTTAGGTGTGAAATAAGGTTCCCCTTTTGGACGAAGGTAATCCCACAATATTGGCATTTAAAGTCTTTTATCCCTGCATGTATCTTTGAATGCACTTTAAGGCCGCCTGCAGTGGAAAACGTCTTGCCACAAACGCGACAACAAAAACTTTTATCGTTAGAACTCTGCAAATTACGTACAAGCGCCCTGACAGACTCACTTTTcttgtgtgtctctatgtgctTCACAAAGGGAGAAATGTACCAGAAGCCCTTTCCACATGTGGGACAGACAAGACGCTCCTTTTCCCTCTGAGCAGAAATGTTCACGTTCATCGATGCTTCTTTTCTCTTAACCCTCTCCTCATCACTTCCTCTGTTGTCGCTGAAAGCTTCAGAGCCGTCCGATGTAACTAGCTGCATTTCATCAAAACCTTCAGTCTCTGGTtgatcttcttctctttttgctACTTCCTCAAAGGGATACATGACGTCTTGTGTTTGGCTGTAGTATCCAtgttcttcctgctcctcttttaTCCCAAAGTGAACCTGGACAACGCATCTTTCCTCCGTGGTTTCAGAGGGGCCCGGGACCTCGGCCTTACTCAAGTAAGACTCTTCCTGTGTCGATGGTTGTGATGAGATCTTCTGCAGTGACTCCTCTTCGGCCACATCACTGTTGATCAGTGGAGG
This Labrus bergylta chromosome 16, fLabBer1.1, whole genome shotgun sequence DNA region includes the following protein-coding sequences:
- the LOC109985867 gene encoding zinc finger protein 227, which encodes MFQLRSFVHQRLYAAAEEILGEVEKVMTLALYEADVQRLIQEPDSPSPKLNSQRQISEPPLINSDVAEEESLQKISSQPSTQEESYLSKAEVPGPSETTEERCVVQVHFGIKEEQEEHGYYSQTQDVMYPFEEVAKREEDQPETEGFDEMQLVTSDGSEAFSDNRGSDEERVKRKEASMNVNISAQREKERLVCPTCGKGFWYISPFVKHIETHKKKPPLTARTLNGDEELQESSTQEESYLSQVEVPGSSKTPKERCSVHIGLEMNGEQAEHGHDHQTQEVSYPSTEREQGQPVNEASAEMQSVSSDGSEAESEIKGSDEEGVQNEGAQKKMRLRSQSDLHVCPTCGKGFRYISPFVKHLKKHKNINGPTRKLLEDLQSPHSRKVCDVCGKKFSTSYCLKIHSKIHAGIRDFECQDCGKTFYQRGNLMMHLKRHSGERPYHCDICGISFTLKHNLTAHRRRHTERDRTVVDPLGNNTNVPV